In Zingiber officinale cultivar Zhangliang chromosome 8B, Zo_v1.1, whole genome shotgun sequence, a single genomic region encodes these proteins:
- the LOC122016686 gene encoding uncharacterized protein LOC122016686, whose translation MGFDHHFSASSPPSLMNQLRSSIYLSCCFAGGGGTGGDGEDEQPAVMIRASATWIQRKARDLLKFGGKCRILASRIRRRHHSRRKFGYDPLSYALNFDEGRDGDDEASGGELLHRAFLSRLPPSPFHPASAGVVDA comes from the coding sequence ATGGGATTCGACCATCACTTCTCCGCTTCCTCGCCTCCGTCCCTCATGAACCAGCTCCGTTCCTCGATCTACTTGTCGTGCTGCTTCGCCGGCGGCGGTGGCACGGGAGGAGACGGAGAGGACGAGCAGCCCGCCGTGATGATTCGTGCATCTGCCACCTGGATTCAGCGAAAGGCGCGGGATCTGCTCAAGTTCGGAGGGAAATGCCGGATCCTAGCGTCTCGGATCAGGCGGCGCCACCACTCGCGCCGCAAGTTCGGTTATGATCCCCTCAGCTACGCCCTCAACTTCGACGAGGGGCGAGACGGCGACGACGAGGCCTCCGGAGGCGAGTTGCTGCATCGCGCCTTCTTGTCCCGCCTCCCTCCATCACCTTTTCACCCTGCGTCCGCGGGAGTCG
- the LOC122014695 gene encoding molybdopterin synthase catalytic subunit-like gives MASAAAEMDLVDILDASSGPIDIARYVDFVRDPAASAIATFEGTTRDTFEGKLVEELRYEAYVPMAARRLAAICAEARGSWPLLRLAVAHRLGTVGVGEASVFVAASAVHRAEAMEACRYLIDEVKASVPIWKKEVYENGEVWKENKEFLERRAAHHEMDPAHELKETSNGED, from the coding sequence ATGGCTTCGGCGGCAGCGGAAATGGATCTGGTCGATATACTCGACGCCTCCTCCGGCCCGATCGACATCGCCAGGTACGTCGACTTCGTCCGCGACCCCGCGGCGAGCGCGATCGCCACCTTCGAAGGCACGACCCGCGACACCTTCGAGGGCAAGCTCGTGGAGGAGCTTCGGTACGAGGCCTACGTGCCGATGGCGGCGCGTCGCCTCGCCGCCATCTGCGCGGAGGCGCGGGGTTCCTGGCCGCTCCTCCGTCTCGCGGTGGCGCACCGCCTGGGGACGGTGGGGGTGGGGGAGGCCAGCGTGTTCGTGGCGGCGTCGGCGGTTCACCGGGCGGAGGCGATGGAGGCGTGCCGCTATTTGATCGACGAGGTGAAGGCGTCGGTGCCGATCTGGAAGAAGGAAGTGTACGAGAACGGGGAGGTGTGGAAGGAGAACAAGGAATTCCTCGAGAGGAGGGCGGCCCATCACGAGATGGACCCAGCCCACGAACTTAAGGAGACCTCCAACGGCGAAGACTAA